In the uncultured Campylobacter sp. genome, one interval contains:
- a CDS encoding aspartate 1-decarboxylase, with translation MKIEILSSKIHRARVTDANLNYVGSITIGPELIEAAGLCEYQKVEILNVNNGERFATYVIRGEKKGEICLNGAAARKVCVGDVVIIVAYALLSAKKARDFEPKIVQVNEQNEIVK, from the coding sequence CGAAATTTTATCAAGCAAAATCCACCGCGCGCGCGTCACGGACGCCAACCTCAACTACGTGGGCTCCATTACGATCGGACCCGAGCTCATCGAGGCTGCGGGACTTTGCGAGTACCAAAAAGTAGAAATCCTAAACGTCAATAACGGCGAGCGCTTCGCTACGTACGTGATCCGCGGAGAGAAAAAGGGCGAGATCTGCCTAAACGGCGCGGCCGCGCGCAAAGTCTGCGTCGGCGACGTCGTTATCATCGTGGCTTACGCGCTTCTTAGCGCCAAAAAAGCAAGAGATTTCGAACCAAAAATCGTGCAGGTAAACGAGCAAAACGAAATCGTAAAATAA